Proteins from a single region of Gambusia affinis linkage group LG12, SWU_Gaff_1.0, whole genome shotgun sequence:
- the ndc1 gene encoding nucleoporin NDC1 isoform X2, producing MFPSETSCWFIRKVIWWRAAASIAWSVLLLPPTTAVFVFLSKFSFLHPIQTISECLSLLMSSCLIFSFILLGGVVIMVGFLNLEYYTVIPTIACSKIALLGQLLHPRQVVSSVAHCLMGVIVGWCCAVTVGNRYKTLGCPCKSSDGVPQMGLNEYHLVFLLAGAFVGFSHSLLGVTHNINYVSFHAVQQYKYLHFKGSLPLVLKCSAIQAFYSIRNFAVAYFFLGYIPKTWICKTLNLHLDSSVHRLDSITGLVDLSLLYHLWISATFLLFTWYITLLLFRIFVTEVYSFPVQPTFTQDPHQCLPRVLTDQQPMILKFLALQDLALLSKHSPSRRGEVFSLSQPGGHPHNWNAVSRECLALLADLTQRLVAYHETVATNGRAKSLSSGSERKTSSDTSLTSCAEDLVSPRPTFLTKTPASVFARSFAGGPHSPLTAPFTPDLDSPFSSPTLRRFPGLVDQCSPWHGSVQSPHIMRRAPKLWSTSAESQVSSSPPRSPASVPSPKQEPTKPSFVAQFLQNRKEQLPEASSQALFADSQAHIWALEALSYLVQASFTEDQFGVVQTTLPSILSSMLHLQEAVDRHFKLPHASSKPVRSANSMEDFTYKTLRFALRATLKTAIYRITTTFGSHLNAVQMSAEHRKRLQQFLEFKE from the exons ATGTTTCCTTCAGAAACAAGCTGCTGGTTTATCCGCAAG GTTATTTGGTGGAGAGCTGCTGCCAGCATTGCCTGGTCTGTCCTGTTGTTGCCGCCCACCACggcagtttttgtgtttctcagcaagttcagttttcttcacCCCATTCAGACTATTTCAG AATGCCTGTCTCTGCTGATGAGTTCCTGTTTGATTTTCTCCTTCATCCTTCTTGGTGGAGTGGTCATCATGGTTGGGTTCTTGAATTTAGAGTACTATACAG TTATCCCGACTATTGCCTGCTCTAAAATTGCATTGCTGGGTCAGCTGCTTCACCCTCGCCAGGTTGTCAGCTCCGTTGCCCACTGCCTGATGGGAGTGATTGTAGGTTGGTGTTGTGCAGTCACTGTTGGTAACAGATATAAGACACTCGGCTGCCCTTGTAAAAGTAGCGATGG TGTTCCTCAGATGGGACTCAATGAGTACCACCTTGTCTTTTTGCTGGCTGGAGCATTTGTCGGTTTCTCTCACAGCCTCCTGGGAGTAACCCATAACATAAATTATGTCTCCTTTCATGCCGTTCAG CAATACAAATATCTCCACTTCAAAGGGTCCCTGCCCTTAGTGCTGAAGTGCAGCGCCATTCAAGCATTTTACTCTATCAGGAACTTCGCTGTTGCTTATTTCTTTCTGG gttataTCCCAAAAACATGGATCTGCAAAACTCTGAATCTTCATTTGGACAG ctctgtcCATCGTCTGGACAGCATAACTGGACTTGTGGATCTGTCCCTCCTCTACCACCTCTGGATCAGCGccaccttcctcctcttcacctGGTACATCACATTGCTGCTCTTTAGGATCTTTGTTACAGAG GTGTACAGTTTCCCTGTGCAACCAACTTTTACTCAAGATCCCCACCAGTGTCTTCCCAGAGTTCTCACTGACCAACAACCAATGATCTTGAAG TTCCTAGCCCTGCAGGACTTGGCTCTGCTGTCCAAACATTCTCCATCCAGACGCGGTGAAGTCTTCAGTCTCAGCCAACCAG GTGGGCATCCTCATAACTGGAACGCTGTCAGTAGAGAGTGTCTGGCTCTGCTGGCTGATCTGACGCAGAGACTTGTGGCTTATCATGAAACCGTAGCAACCAATGGGAGGGCCAAATCTCTGTCTAGTGGCAGTGAAAGGAAGACTTCATCTGACACATCAT TGACCTCTTGTGCAGAAGACCTGGTTAGTCCAAGACCAACTTTCCTAACCAAGACTCCTGCTTCGGTTTTTGCCCGCTCTTTTGCCGGAGGTCCACACAGTCCTCTGACGGCACCGTTCACTCCTGACCTGGACAGCCCCTTTTCCTCACCCACCTTGCGGCGGTTCCCTGGTCTGGTGGATCAGTGCTCGCCGTGGCATGGCTCGGTGCAGAGCCCACACATCATGAGGCGGGCGcccaaactctggtccacctcCGCAG AGTCGCAGGTCAGCAGCAGCCCACCACGCTCTCCAGCCTCGGTTCCCAGTCCCAAACAGGAACCCACTAAACCAAGTTTTGTGGCCCAGTTccttcaaaacagaaaagaacag CTTCCAGAAGCCTCTAGTCAGGCCCTCTTCGCCGACAGCCAGGCTCACATCTGGGCGTTAGAAG CGCTGTCATACCTGGTTCAGGCCTCCTTCACGGAGGACCAGTTTGGGGTTGTTCAGACTACATTACCCAGCATTCTCAGCTCCATGCTGCACTTACAAGAG GCTGTGGATCGACACTTTAAGCTGCCTCATGCTTCCAGTAAGCCGGTCAGGTCTGCCAATAGCATGGAGGACTTTACCTACAAAACACTGCGGTTTGCTCTCAGAGCCACGCTCAAGACTGCCATTTACAGGATAACCACCACCTTTGGAAGTCATTTAAA cGCTGTCCAGATGTCTGCAGAGCACCGAAAAAGACTGCAGCAGTTTCTGGAGTTTAAAGAATAA
- the dcaf8 gene encoding DDB1- and CUL4-associated factor 8 → MAEADGKSPVLNGGSEEKQPGEEQLNNGDASGSKDSRTQSSSEDAPKETVEASGDKGIPEAEGETAASREGEEEEEDTDSMDGSGLFSFTEDGERESEGGRRERGKEKDRGKRAPRKRIRPGAGTNHSSSSDDDDDDDDDEPKEEEDDDDDDDDDDEAMESWLGAELHDLHGPTWQAVPSLRSREIGRNSHQFVRRVCGARGLVQRLELQGRLERHTGCVNTLHFNPSGTRLASGSDDLRVVIWNWAIRRAELEFDSGHKSNVFQAKFLPHSGDSTLAMCARDGQIRVAELSATQRCKNTKRVAQHKGAAHKLALEPDSPCSFLSAGEDAVVFGIDLRLDRPANKLVVVKEGDKKVGLYTIFVNPAKTHQFAVGGRDQYVRIYDQRKINENENGVLKKFCPSHLVSSESKTNITCLVYSHDGTELLASYNDEDIYLFDSNHSDGADYRRRYKGHRNNATVKGVNFYGPCSEFVVSGSDCGHIYLWDKNSARIVQFMEGDRGGVVNCLEPHPHLPGMATSGLDHDIKLWAPTAENPTGLKGLKEVMKKNKRERDEDSVRHGDQYDTQLLWFLMRHMRNRRPPRARREGADADTDESWSSPDSSDEEDGGPDHVQCMSS, encoded by the exons ATGGCTGAAGCTGACGGAAAATCTCCTGTGCTTAATG GTGgttcagaagaaaaacagccCGGAGAAGAGCAGCTCAATAACGGGGACGCCTCTGGAAGTAAAGACAGTCGGACACAATCTTCCTCTGAAGACG CTCCCAAAGAAACAGTAGAAGCGTCTGGAGACAAAGGCATACCAGAGGCAGAAGGAGAGACAGCTGCAAGCagagaaggagaggaggaggaggaagacacgGACAGCATGGACGGCAGTGGACTGTTTTCTTTCACGGAGGATGGAGAGAGGGAGAGTGAGGGTGGGAGACGAGAGAGAGGCAAAGAGAAGGATCGAGGGAAAAGGGCCCCTAGAAAGAGAATCCGACCTGGAGCGGGCACTAATCACTCCTCCAGTTCAGACGATgatgacgacgacgacgacgatgagccaaaggaggaggaggacgatgatgatgacgacgatgatgatgacgaGGCCATGGAGTCATGGCTGGGCGCAGAGCTCCACGACCTCCATGGGCCGACGTGGCAGGCGGTGCCCTCTCTTCGCTCCAGAGAGATCGGCAGGAACTCACACCAGTTTGTCCGGCGTGTGTGTGGAGCCCGCGGCCTCGTGCAGAGGCTGGAGCTCCAGGGACGCTTGGAGCGCCACACTGGCTGCGTCAACACGTTGCACTTCAACCCCTCTGGGACGCGTCTGGCATCAGGCAGCGACGACCTGCGGGTGGTGATCTGGAACTGGGCCATCCGCCGGGCAGAGCTGGAGTTTGACAGCGGACATAAGAGTAACGTGTTTCAG GCAAAGTTCCTGCCTCACAGCGGAGACTCCACCTTGGCCATGTGCGCTCGTGACGGTCAGATCAGAGTCGCTGAACTCTCGGCCACGCAGCGCTGCAAGAACACAAAGCGGGTAGCACAGCATAAAGGAGCAGCACACAAG CTGGCCCTGGAGCCGGACTCGCCTTGTTCGTTTCTGTCAGCTGGAGAGGATGCCGTGGTGTTTGGAATCGATCTGCGCCTGGATCGTCCTGCTAA TAAACTGGTGGTTGTAAAGGAGGGCGATAAAAAAGTGGGACTGTATACCATCTTTGTCAACCCAGCAAAGACGCACCAGTTTGCAGTTGGTGGGAGGGATCAGTATGTAAG aATTTATGATCAGAGGAAgattaatgaaaatgaaaacggCGTTCTGAAAAAGTTTTGTCCTTCGCATCTGGTCTCCAGCGAGTCTAAAACCAACATAACCTGTCTTGTGTACAGTCATGATGGCACAG aaCTCCTGGCAAGTTACAACGATGAAGACATCTACCTATTTGACTCCAACCACAGTGACGGGGCAGACTATCGCAGGAGATATAAGGGGCACCGTAATAACGCcacag TGAAGGGTGTGAACTTCTACGGTCCCTGCAGTGAGTTTGTGGTCAGCGGTAGTGACTGTGGTCATATTTATCTGTGGGACAAAAACTCTGCTCGCATCGTCCAGTTCATGGagggagacagaggaggagtG GTGAATTGTCTGGAGCCACATCCCCATCTGCCAGGAATGGCGACCAGTGGGTTGGACCATGATATCAAACTGTGGGCACCCACTGCTGAAAACCCCACTGGACTCAAGGGTCTGAAAGAA gtgatgaagaaaaacaagagggaGCGCGATGAAGACAGCGTGCGTCATGGCGACCAGTATGACacccagctgctgtggttcctGATGAGACACATGAGAAACAGACGACCTCCGAGG GCTCGACGTGAGGGAGCAGACGCAGACACAGACGAGTCCTGGAGCTCTCCGGATTCCTCTGACGAAGAGGACGGCGGTCCCGACCACGTCCAGTGCATGTCGTCCTGA
- the zgc:113691 gene encoding uncharacterized protein zgc:113691, translated as MASASGKAEKASKFEMLKLLENCRKERDDALQRESALREKLRQNETRLRSTEGLKQKLKILTVDNKELRKQVKALRTEIGLERSPNFSGKTTKDIVNDFEEKERECNSLIDKTGKLRVTIDDLTAELSNVTTSKMLLEDQVQSLQQNLKDMTNNQRRLLKLWDDKKTQREQLALPAIVQKPFTHKEIQTDMSISSYQKLPPNAFETKQIRQDGDKDNLSSFGNGFHYSRKSSVHNET; from the coding sequence ATGGCTTCTGCAAGTGGTAAAGCTGAAAAAGCCTCAAAATTTGAGATGCTGAAACTTTTGGAGAACTGCCGGAAGGAAAGAGATGATGCTTTACAACGGGAAAGTGCTCTCAGGGAAAAACTCAGGCAGAATGAGACGAGGTTGCGTTCAACCGAGGgcctgaaacaaaaactaaagatcTTGACTGTGGATAACAAAGAGCTTAGAAAGCAAGTGAAGGCTCTCCGGACTGAGATCGGACTGGAGAGAAGCCCCAACTTTTCAGGGAAGACCACCAAAGACATAGTCAatgattttgaagaaaaggaACGTGAGTGCAACTCCTTAATAGACAAGACCGGGAAACTTAGAGTGACCATTGATGACTTGACGGCAGAGCTGTCCAATGTGACCACCTCCAAGATGCTCTTAGAGGACCAAGTGCAGTCATTACAGCAAAATCTCAAGGATATGACAAATAATCAGCGGCGCCTGCTGAAGCTGTGGGACGACAAGAAGACCCAGAGGGAGCAGCTCGCTCTTCCTGCAATTGTTCAGAAACCCTTCACGCacaaagaaattcaaactgACATGTCCATAAGCTCATACCAGAAGCTTCCACCTAATGCTTTTGAGACCAAGCAGATTAGACAGGATGGAGACAAGGACAATTTATCTTCCTTTGGTAATGGCTTTCATTATAGCAGAAAGAGTTCTGTGCACAATGAAACCTAA
- the yipf1 gene encoding protein YIPF1, whose amino-acid sequence MASKNDPFQFQEFDEAGSLLESNRDAVTISIEDEDLKSKRQRSAAGFAQDVGDEEPLINEDREELLSGQKKNAPFWTFEYYQKFFDIETHHVKERILGSLVPWPGKNFIQVHLRKNPDLYGPFWICTTLVFVIAISGNLSTFLRCLGSSNYKYTAEFGKVSIAATAIFSYAWLVPLGLWGLLLWRSNKILNLVSYSFMEIVCVYGYSLAVYIPAVVLWIPHVEWLRWLSIVVALCLSSSVLVMTFWPALRDDHPKVIIATVVGIVLLNGLLAVGCKMYFFSEPKLGPENVSPSAIKTTNRTSS is encoded by the exons ATGGCGTCGAAAAATGATCCATTCCAATTTCAAG AATTTGATGAAGCTGGGAGTCTTCTGGAATCTAACAGAGATGCAGTCACCATTAGCATTGAGGATGAGGATTTAAAATCCAAGAGGCAAAGAAGTGCTGCTGGTTTTGCTCAAGATGTTGGTGATGAAGAACCACTCATCAATGAGGACAGAGAAGAG cttCTGTCtgggcaaaagaaaaatgctccTTTCTGGACATTTGAATACTACCAGAAATTCTTTGACATTGAAACCCATCAt GTAAAGGAGAGGATCCTTGGCTCACTGGTGCCGTGGCCTGGAAAAAACTTCATTCAAGTTCACCTTCGTAAAAACCCAGATCTTTATG gaCCATTCTGGATTTGTACCACTCTTGTGTTTGTCATTGCCATCAGTGGAAACCTATCTACTTTCTTGCGATGCCTTGGCAGTTCAAACTATAAATATACCGCAGAGTTTGGAAAAG TGAGCATAGCTGCCACAGCCATTTTCAGCTATGCATGGCTTGTGCCTCTTGGACTCTGGGGTTTGCTGCTGTGGAGGAGCAATAAAATCTTGAACCTGGTGTCATACTCGTTTATGGAGATTGTCTGTGTCTATGGATATTCGCTGGCAGTTTACATTCCAGCTGTG GTTCTGTGGATTCCACACGTTGAGTGGCTCAGGTGGCTCTCCATTGTGGTGGCTCTCTGCCTGTCCAGCTCAGTACTGGTGATGACTTTCTGGCCTGCACTCAGAGACGACCACCCCAAAGTCATCATAGCAACCGTAGTAGGCATTGTGCTGCTGAACGGGCTGCTGGCTGTAGGCTGTAAG ATGTACTTCTTCAGCGAACCAAAGCTTGGACCAGAAAATGTCAGTCCCTCTGCAATAAAGACCACCAATAGAACATCATCATGA
- the ndc1 gene encoding nucleoporin NDC1 isoform X1 produces MFPSETSCWFIRKVIWWRAAASIAWSVLLLPPTTAVFVFLSKFSFLHPIQTISECLSLLMSSCLIFSFILLGGVVIMVGFLNLEYYTVIPTIACSKIALLGQLLHPRQVVSSVAHCLMGVIVGWCCAVTVGNRYKTLGCPCKSSDGVPQMGLNEYHLVFLLAGAFVGFSHSLLGVTHNINYVSFHAVQQYKYLHFKGSLPLVLKCSAIQAFYSIRNFAVAYFFLGYIPKTWICKTLNLHLDSSVHRLDSITGLVDLSLLYHLWISATFLLFTWYITLLLFRIFVTEVYSFPVQPTFTQDPHQCLPRVLTDQQPMILKFLALQDLALLSKHSPSRRGEVFSLSQPGGHPHNWNAVSRECLALLADLTQRLVAYHETVATNGRAKSLSSGSERKTSSDTSLTSCAEDLVSPRPTFLTKTPASVFARSFAGGPHSPLTAPFTPDLDSPFSSPTLRRFPGLVDQCSPWHGSVQSPHIMRRAPKLWSTSAESQVSSSPPRSPASVPSPKQEPTKPSFVAQFLQNRKEQVKNFMAKRVLIMYLFNKLPEASSQALFADSQAHIWALEALSYLVQASFTEDQFGVVQTTLPSILSSMLHLQEAVDRHFKLPHASSKPVRSANSMEDFTYKTLRFALRATLKTAIYRITTTFGSHLNAVQMSAEHRKRLQQFLEFKE; encoded by the exons ATGTTTCCTTCAGAAACAAGCTGCTGGTTTATCCGCAAG GTTATTTGGTGGAGAGCTGCTGCCAGCATTGCCTGGTCTGTCCTGTTGTTGCCGCCCACCACggcagtttttgtgtttctcagcaagttcagttttcttcacCCCATTCAGACTATTTCAG AATGCCTGTCTCTGCTGATGAGTTCCTGTTTGATTTTCTCCTTCATCCTTCTTGGTGGAGTGGTCATCATGGTTGGGTTCTTGAATTTAGAGTACTATACAG TTATCCCGACTATTGCCTGCTCTAAAATTGCATTGCTGGGTCAGCTGCTTCACCCTCGCCAGGTTGTCAGCTCCGTTGCCCACTGCCTGATGGGAGTGATTGTAGGTTGGTGTTGTGCAGTCACTGTTGGTAACAGATATAAGACACTCGGCTGCCCTTGTAAAAGTAGCGATGG TGTTCCTCAGATGGGACTCAATGAGTACCACCTTGTCTTTTTGCTGGCTGGAGCATTTGTCGGTTTCTCTCACAGCCTCCTGGGAGTAACCCATAACATAAATTATGTCTCCTTTCATGCCGTTCAG CAATACAAATATCTCCACTTCAAAGGGTCCCTGCCCTTAGTGCTGAAGTGCAGCGCCATTCAAGCATTTTACTCTATCAGGAACTTCGCTGTTGCTTATTTCTTTCTGG gttataTCCCAAAAACATGGATCTGCAAAACTCTGAATCTTCATTTGGACAG ctctgtcCATCGTCTGGACAGCATAACTGGACTTGTGGATCTGTCCCTCCTCTACCACCTCTGGATCAGCGccaccttcctcctcttcacctGGTACATCACATTGCTGCTCTTTAGGATCTTTGTTACAGAG GTGTACAGTTTCCCTGTGCAACCAACTTTTACTCAAGATCCCCACCAGTGTCTTCCCAGAGTTCTCACTGACCAACAACCAATGATCTTGAAG TTCCTAGCCCTGCAGGACTTGGCTCTGCTGTCCAAACATTCTCCATCCAGACGCGGTGAAGTCTTCAGTCTCAGCCAACCAG GTGGGCATCCTCATAACTGGAACGCTGTCAGTAGAGAGTGTCTGGCTCTGCTGGCTGATCTGACGCAGAGACTTGTGGCTTATCATGAAACCGTAGCAACCAATGGGAGGGCCAAATCTCTGTCTAGTGGCAGTGAAAGGAAGACTTCATCTGACACATCAT TGACCTCTTGTGCAGAAGACCTGGTTAGTCCAAGACCAACTTTCCTAACCAAGACTCCTGCTTCGGTTTTTGCCCGCTCTTTTGCCGGAGGTCCACACAGTCCTCTGACGGCACCGTTCACTCCTGACCTGGACAGCCCCTTTTCCTCACCCACCTTGCGGCGGTTCCCTGGTCTGGTGGATCAGTGCTCGCCGTGGCATGGCTCGGTGCAGAGCCCACACATCATGAGGCGGGCGcccaaactctggtccacctcCGCAG AGTCGCAGGTCAGCAGCAGCCCACCACGCTCTCCAGCCTCGGTTCCCAGTCCCAAACAGGAACCCACTAAACCAAGTTTTGTGGCCCAGTTccttcaaaacagaaaagaacag GTTAAAAATTTCATGGCAAAGCGGGTGCTgataatgtatttgtttaacaAG CTTCCAGAAGCCTCTAGTCAGGCCCTCTTCGCCGACAGCCAGGCTCACATCTGGGCGTTAGAAG CGCTGTCATACCTGGTTCAGGCCTCCTTCACGGAGGACCAGTTTGGGGTTGTTCAGACTACATTACCCAGCATTCTCAGCTCCATGCTGCACTTACAAGAG GCTGTGGATCGACACTTTAAGCTGCCTCATGCTTCCAGTAAGCCGGTCAGGTCTGCCAATAGCATGGAGGACTTTACCTACAAAACACTGCGGTTTGCTCTCAGAGCCACGCTCAAGACTGCCATTTACAGGATAACCACCACCTTTGGAAGTCATTTAAA cGCTGTCCAGATGTCTGCAGAGCACCGAAAAAGACTGCAGCAGTTTCTGGAGTTTAAAGAATAA